The DNA sequence ATCGACACAAACATCTTGATCGAATCGATGTCGGAAGTGAGGTTGGTTAAAAGTTTTGACGGATTGGTCTTCAGGATATAGGAATAACTTTGCCTCGAAATTTTGTCGGAAAGGCGTGTACGTAAATCGCGGGCAACCCGTTCCGAAGCAAATGTTTGAACAATACTTTGCAGATAGGTGAAGAAAAAGATGACAAATGATGCCACCAGAAACTCCAGAACTACGGTCTTGAAATTGAAATTGCCTGCTGAAAATGAATCGATGGCTCTTGATATAATTTTGGGCAGTAGTAAATTGACTCCATTACTCAGGAGGGCAAAAACCACCAGAAAAGTGACCATTCCTCGATATGGCTTCAGTAAACTAAATACGTTTGGTTTTGATTCCTTTTTACCGGTTCCCGGTTTTTTTGACTTACTCATTCTAGGATTATACTTGAAAATACTGACTACAAAGAAACTCTAAAAGAGCCTAAAAGTTTAGATTAGTTGAAAGAAAATGCCACAAAGCCACTAAGGTTTAATGTGTGCGATATCTTAATCCGTCATTGCGAAGTAGCGAAGCGAAGTGAAGCAATCCGTTCAATAAAGATTGCTTCACTTCGTTCGCAATGATGTCCTTGTCCTTGCACTGATAATACAAAGTACTTTTTGTTAACTGCAATTTAAGTCTTATTTTTCTTTTTCCTCTTCTTTGCAGAAACGATTTGTCCAGGTCGGACGATGTGAGTGCATGTGTTCGCGAAATTGTTCGCGTTCTTCGGGAGTCATGTTTTCCCATTTTTCGTGCATGTGCCGTCTGCAATGGCCATGGTCATGTCTACGACCTTTGAATCCTCCCAACAGAAGGCGCGACAGAATAAGTAGCCCGATTGTTTGCCAGAATGTAATTTCAGGCAAATGGAAGAGTAACGGCATCAGCCAGTTCCATAAGTACATGGTGATAAACCCAAAAGCAAAAAAGGCAACCAGCATCAGGGGAATAAAGAGATACCATCTCTTTTTGAACATTGTTTTCATTTTCTATTTTTTTTAAGTTTAATAATTCTATTTTTTTTCGTTCTGTTTTCTTTTACCCCTCCAAACCTCCCCTAAATGGGCGGCTTAAAGTCCCCTTCAGTGATTTAGGGGTAAAACAGTACTACACTTACTAAAAGTTTAATAATTCGTCGTAAATAAGCTGAAGCCGTTCGCGCAAAACCAATACTGCATAACGCTTTCTCGAAATAAGAGTATTCACCGTTACCCCTGTTTGTTCCGAAATTTCCTTGAACGAAAGGCCTTTCAGCTCAGTCAATTCGAATACAAGACGTTGTTCCTCAGGAAGCTCTTCCAGCGCTTTTTCCAGTTCAATCCAAACCAGCGACCGCAAGTAATCATCTTCGGGTGAACTTCCATTGTCGAACATCAGATTGCGTAGTTCCCTGAACGAACCTTCATCATCGGTATCAGCAAAGAATTCAGGCATCGATTCGGTCTTTTTCTTGCGGTAAAGATCGGTAATCCGGTTGCGGGCCACGGTGAACAGCCACGCAGCCATTTGGTCGATTGGTTTCAGCAAGCGGTCGGCCTCGGCAAGTTGATAATACACTTCCTGAAGGATATCTTCAGCATCCTCGCTATTTCGCACACGCTTCCGGATAAAGCCCTGCAAACGGGCTCCATAGTTTTTGATGGTGTCAGCGATATGTTGTTTTTCCTTCACGTTAGTTTTTATCAGCGCCACCGATTGTTCGTCGATTGACAGCTCTAAAACCTCAATTCCACTCATATTGTTTGATTGAACGCCAACTGAATCTAAGTTGAAAACGACTGATCTGTATACCGATCGAATAATCATTCAAACCCAATTGTGCAGCTTATAATGAGATTGACGAATAAGGCTAAAGAATATTTTAAATGAAATGAATTTTTTAAGAACGAATATCAGCATGTCCGTCAGTTAAAACTGACGGCAAAGAATAGCGCGTTGAATAAGATTTATACAATTAATGAGGAGCGTATCCTTTGCCGTTTCGCTTTAGCGAACGGATTTAGGATGTTTTATACACTACCGGCTCACTAAATCTTTCAGTGTTTGCCTAAGGATGCCCACTTCCATTTCGAGTTCCTTAATGCGGGTTTGCAGGACATCGACTTCCGTCCGATCCATTTCTTTCGCGCAATCGGGTTCAGGGTAGGGTAGTTCGGCAGCTATTTCCCTGAAGAAATTGTATTGCAGGAATTCGGAGAGTTCGGCCAATCGCTGCACCTGTAGGGTAGGGCGTTTTAACATCCCCGCCACCGACGAATGGTTCATGTTTAACCCGCGCGACAGGTCGGTTGCGTTGATCCGTTTGCGCGCCATTTCGCGTTTAATCATGGAGAGTATCGGCAATTGTTCCATTTGGATTTGGTTTTAAAAGTAAAAAATCAAATGATATTCTAAAAATAGCATTTTTTACTTAAAATACATCATATATTATTCTTTATAAATAATATATGATGTTAATAGAATGAATATATGTTCTTAAATAATCAAATTAAATTCTAATATAGTTAAGATATTTTCTTTTAAAATAAAAATTGTGGTTTATAGAATAGATATTGATGTTTTTAGAACAAAAATTGGATCTTAGAGAAGGAGGGACGAATACTGAAAGTCTCTTTTTTAAAACCTTATTTAATCTGGTTACCTCAATAAAAAAGTCATATATTCTTTCTACTGAAGTTTTTTCTTAAAAATAAGGTTTTTAGAATATGCTGTTGTAGTGACGAATTTCATGTTTTTTGTTGTTGGCCTTCAGGCTCCAAACATAGTTGTTGGCGCTATTGAACTGTTGGAAAATCACTTTTCGTCTGATTTTGTTGTGCCTGTTGGCTTATTCATGAGTTTTTCAGCCATCATTCTACCATTCTGATAAAACAGAGGATCAAGTATAGCTGGATTATGAATAAGGAGCGAATCCGTATTAGAAACGTACTCCTCAAACTCAAAAACCTTTTTGTTCTTTACCTCAAAGTCGTATTGCCTCCCTGAATTCAGATCGAAAAATCTCCATTTACTGGTTATTTGTGCATATAAATTCGTCCAGGGGATTTCAATTGTACCCCAATAGGCCGGATGTGCATGGGCGCCATGGCTTTCAGGAAAGAAATGAGGCTTTTCGATTTGAATATCGTATGCTTTCTTTTGGATTTTCAGTTTGTTCAACACAAGCATTCCGTTAACCTGGTATTTATCTTTTAATTCGTTCAGGATTGTGGCATCTGGGTAAACATTCAGAACAAGGTCGTCAGCTATTTCCAGATTCGTATGCAATTCAAAATACAATTTTAGACCTTTCAAACAGTTTTCCTCGAAGATGGGGTCAATGGTTCCGGTGTTCGTTTTGGCAATCAATATTCCGTTTGAATTCGCATGGGTTAGCGAAGTGAGAATAGGGCTGCCTTTAATAGCTTCACCGGCATAACGATTGGTTTTGCACGAAAGAGCCAAAGCGAAAATGATCAGAAATAAGACTGTTTTCATAGCTAAATTAACAAGAGCAGGACCGTGATTTTTCACCCTAAACTTAGCGCTTTTCCGGATCATTCACTTCTGTTAATCAAATCTATTTGATTCAAGGTATAAGTATCTGCTGAATAATTGCAGATTCAAGTACTTCCATCAAGCTAAATTCATCAAAAAATTAAGTTTTCCTGAAATTTATGTTTGTCATTTAGATAAAACGAATACCTGTCTATCTTTGCCGCCCTGAAAAAAGGAAGAAAAGAATGCCATACGTAAACAATACAATGATTATTCGTCGGCAACTGGTTCGAAAAGTCGTCCGGCTTTTTAATGAAGGAAAACTAATTGAAGGGATAGACCGCATTCCATTGGAAATGTCGCCTCGCGAAATTCCGGCGCAACGTCGATGCTGCATTTATAAAGAACGTGCGGTGGTAAGGTATAAACTGATGCCCATTTTGGGGCTTGGTATTGAAGAAGAGCCTGATGAACTAACGCCTCTTTCGGAGTTCGCCCGGATGGCCATTGAGCGGAAAGAACCTTCGAAAAAAGTATTGACTGTGGTTGACGAAGCCTGTACCTCGTGTGTAAAAGTTAGCTACATCGTTACCAATATTTGCCGGGGCTGTGTGGCCAGCCCCTGTATCATGAATTGCCCTAAAAATGCTATACGGTTCAATGATTCCGGCACTGCTCAAATCAAGTCGGATAAATGCGTGAACTGTGGACTTTGCAAGGAAGCATGCCCGTATCATGCCATTGTTTATGTGCCTGTTCCGTGCGAGGAGGTTTGTCCGGTAAATGCCATTTCCAAAAATGAGCAGGGTATTGAATACATCGACGAAAGCAAATGTATTTACTGCGGACGCTGCCAAAATGCCTGCCCATTTGGTTCCATCTACGAAATATCAAATTTGGTTGATGTCCTGAAAAGCATTCAGCAGAAAGAAGAAACAATCGCTTTGGTCGCGCCGGCGCTGTTTGGTCAATACGATGTTCATCCGGCCAAAGTGATGAGCGCCATTAAGAAAATTGGCTTCAGTCGGGTTGTTGAAGTGGCACGTGGCGCTGAAATTACGACTCGCAATGAAGCTGAAGAGCTGGTTCACCGGTTAAGTGAAGGCGCTCCGTTTATGACCACATCGTGCTGCCCATCGTACGTGGAGTTAACCCGCAAGCATATTGAGGGCATAAAACCATTTGTTTCCGATACCGGTTCGCCCATGCATTACATTGCTGAAATGGTGAAAAAGCAAAATCCGGAGGCTAAAACCGTGTTTATCGGCCCATGTGTTGCCAAACGAAAAGAGGGAATTGACAATGAATTTGTCGATTTTGTATTGAGTTTTTCCGAACTTGATACAATACTTGAAGCAATGGATATTAAGCCTTCTGATTGTGAGGAAATTGTTCTTGACAAAATCGACAGCGAAGCCCGTGGTTTTGCGCTTTCAGGAGGAGTAATCGCAGCGATAAAAGCTCAAAATCTACAGATTGATATCAAAAGCTTATCAGTGGATGGACTGAACAAAAAAACGATCAATTTACTGAAGGCATTCTCGAAAGGAAAAGCCCCTGCCCAGTTTATCGAAGTAATGGCCTGCGAAGGTGGTTGCATTGCCGGACCGGTTAGTCACCTGAATGCCCAGAAAGGAAAGCGTAATTTTGAAAAGGGTTTGGAAATGATTACGGAAAAGAATTGAACCACATAAGCACATGGAACACACAAAAAAACAGGTAATGCATCGCATTACCTGTTTTTTATTCCCTTCCCCATTTGGGGAAGGGTTAGGGATGGGGCTATTATTTCATTTGCTCATTCCATCCCGAACGATCGGGTAGTGCAGGAGCATTCACTTTTTTAACTGGATTTTCCTGCAATTTTTTCAGCAATACTTCAACCGCTTTTTCAATGCAAGGGTCAACACCTTTTGCCAATTGTTCAGGCCGGTCAACGACCTCAATATCCGGAGAAACGCCGGTTCCTTCGATGATCCACTGTTCGTTTTCGTTGTAAATGCCAAATCGTGGAACAGCAATGTAACCGCCATCAACCAATCCGGCATTACCCGACATTCCAACTAATCCACCCCAGGTGCGGGTTCCAATCAAAGTCCCCAATCCGGTTTTTCTGAAATAATAAGGGAACGCATCGCCGCCCGACGACGAATAACCGTTGGTAAGCATCACTTTGGGACCATTGTGAGCCACTCCGGGAGTTTTCATCGGTGATAAACCATTACGCTGCCAATAGCTGAGCGTTTTACGGTTGAGCAGGTCGGTCATCACGTCGGGAATAAAACCACCGCCGTTGTATCGGTCGTCAATAATCAGCGCATCTTTTTCGTTGTATTCGTACATTCCGCGGAACAATTCACGGTTTCCATCAGTCGAAGTATTCGGAACATAGATGTAGCCGATTTTACCTCCCGAAAGTTTGTCAACCATGGCACGGCGTTCGTTTACCCAATTCAGTTGGAGTAATTCCAATTCACTGTCTATTGGTTTAATGGTCGATATTCTGGCTCCTGCATCATCAGCAATTGAATTTACTGTAATTTCAATGGGTTTTCCAACCGTATTTTCAAGCAATTCGTATGGATTCATGCTCACATTCAGCGCTGTTCCGTTAATTGCCAACAGGTAGTCGCCTTCTTTTACATTTACACCTTGTTCAGTAAGCGGCGAGCGGCGAGCTTCGTTCCAGTTTTCACCGGCATATATTTTGGCAATCCGGTATTTACCTGAAGCAGGATCAGCAACCAGTTCGGCGCCCAATAAGCCGGTATCAACCCGTTTGACCTTTTCAAAATCGCCCCAATCCACATACGAGTGGCCAGTGTTCGTCTCCGAAATGATTTCGCCCAAAATGTAATCCAGATCAGCGCGGTGGCTGACATAACTTACTAGCGGACTGTAGCGTTCTTTGATGCCTTTCCAATCGACACCGTGCATGTTGCTCACATAAAAATAGTCGCGGAAAATGCGCCATCCATCGGTATAAATCTGGGCCCATTCTTTCTTCGGATCAATTTTCATTACCATATCATTCAGGTTCAGTTTCCCTGCACCTGCTTTTTGTCCGGTAGTCAGTTTGGTAATCCCGAAGTCTTTTCCGGAGCGGTATATCATCATTTTGCCATCGGCGCTAACCACAGCCTGACTTACAGCATCCATAACTTCTTCATCCTTTTTATCATCGAGGGTATATTTATGCAACGCGCCTTCGCTGATGTAAAGGATTCCGCCATCAACAGCAGCCAAATTTCGATATTCGCCCGACTTTAATGGGAAAGCCGTAATTCTGGAATTAATTCCTTCGAAATCGATTTGGACACTTTTGGGCAAAGCAACGGCAGGTGTTTCTTCCTTTTTTTCTTTTTTTGCTTTTTTCGGTTCCACTACTGGCTCTGCAACTTCTTTTATCGGTTCAACATCGTTTTTATCTTTGAACAGTTTCGGACAATCAGCGCAAAGAGCTACCGCATAAATTTTTGCCGATTTGTTGTACACATAGTTAAACTCGAAACTGCTGAAATCGAGGTTGAAATCGCGGTCGGAAATAAAATAAATGTATTTGCCATCGGTTGAGAATGTTGGAGCGCCATCGTTGAAACGGTCGTCTGTCAATTGTTTGTTTTCGGCTTTGTCGAGGTTGTAGACCCACACAGCGCCTAATCCGTTTTCACCTTCTTTGTCGTAGGTAATCCATTTCGAATCGAATGAAAACGAGTAGGAATGAATTTCGTCGCGGTCGGCATGAGTGATTACAGTAGTTTTCCCGGTTTCAACATCAACCAGTTTCAACTGCAATGTACGGTCGAAATACAGCAGGTATTTGCTGTTTGGCGACCATTCCGAATCGTATTTCCAGGCCGACGAACCACTGGTCAATTGACGGGGAGTTGCCCCTTTTTTGTTTTCGAGCAGGTAAATTTCATATTCGCCGGTTGCATCCGAATAATACGAAATGTATTTTCCATCGGGCGACCAGCGTGGATAAATCTCACGAACACCTTGTGTTTTCGTCAGGTTGTATGTCGGGCCATTTTCAGCCGGAATCGAAAAAATGTCACCACGGGCAGAGATCAATGCGCGTTTACCGGTAGGCGATATTTCGTAAGCTTGTACAAAATCCTTTACGTTCTTGTAATACGGTAGGATATTGGGATTGTCGAAATGAATGTTGACAGTCACTTTTTCCTCTTTCCCGGTTTGCAGGTTCAGTTTGTAAAGGAATCCTCCGTTTTCATAAACCATCTGTCCGTTATCTCCTGAAGGCCACATGCAATCGAAATCGGCGTGCGAAGTCATTTGTTTCAGCGCCTTGGTTGCTGTGTTGTATTGATAAATATTCAGTTTCAGGTCGCGGTCGGAAGCAAAATAGATGTTATCGCCAAACCAGGCAGGAATCTGGTCGGTTCCTTTAAAATCGGTAATTTGTTCCGATGTATTTTTGTCCAGATCGTAAATCCATAAATCGGATGCGCGGCCACCTTTGTAGCGTTTCCAGGTGCGGAATTCCCGGTCGATCGGGGTGAAACATAGCTTTTTGTTGTCGGGTGACAACGCGGCAAATCCACCATTTACTATAGGCAATGGCTTTTCCAAACCACCATCCAGACTTACCCAGAAGTATTTTCCGTTGCGCTCGCCAAACTCGGTACGGTTGGCCCGAATCAGAATGTTTTTACTGTCTGATGTCCAGTCCAGAGGTATATCGTCGAAACCACCGCGCGGTGGCATTACGCCTACCGAATTGTAAAACGTAAGCTGACGTGGTGTTCCTCCATTCGAAGGCATTACATAAATTTGGCGACTTCCGGAGTATTCACCCGAAAATGCGATCCATTTGCCATCAGGAGAAATCTTTGGAAAAATTTCCATTCCTTCATGTGAGGTCAGTCGGCGCGCATCGCCACCATCGGCATCAACTGTCCAAATATCACCGGCATACACAAAAGCAATCAGGTCTTTATTGATATCGGGATAGCGCATCAATCGGACGTCGTTTTGCGCATTTGTTTTCTGAACAAAACTGAGCCACACCAGAGCCAAAGCCAGTGCTTTGAATAAACTTTTTAGCATATTATCTTGATTTTAGTAAAAATTGTTTTTGTGAGAATAGGTTGCAATGTTGCGCCCGAAATTACAAATAAGGAGATGAAACAGATATGAGAAATTGCAGAATTATGAAACAGACAATTTTTAAGATTCATTAAACTTGGCGATTTCTTCGTGTTCTTTGTGGTTAAATCCATTTATATTTGCCACAAACTTTGAAATAAATGACCAATCATAAAATAGTTGTTGCTATCGACGGACATTCCTCTTGTGGAAAAAGTACAATTGCCAAAGCGGTAGCTGCCAGATTTGGATACATCTTTATTGACAGCGGAGCCATGTATCGCGCAGTTACACTGTTTGCCCTCCGGAAACAGTTAATCTCTGAAGGTTTGGTAAAAGTGCAGGAACTAATTGACTTACTACCGACAATCCAAATCGATTTTCGTTACAACGCTGAAAAGCAAAAGAGTGACACTTTTCTGAATGGCGAAAATGTAGAAGATGAAATCAGGCAATTGCCAGTATCTCAGAATGTAAGTCCGGTGGCAGCCATTGCCGAAGTCCGTGCTGCCATGGTCCGGTTACAGCAGGAAATGGGCAAGGATAAAGGAATTGTGATGGATGGCCGTGACATTGGAACTGTAGTTTTTCCTGATGCAGAATTGAAACTTTTTGTTACAGCATCGGCTGAAATACGCGCCCAGCGACGTTTTGATGAATTGACGGCTAAAGGAGAAACGGTTTCTTATGAAGAAATTCTGCAAAATGTTCAGGAACGTGACCACATCGACTCGACACGTGAAGCCAGCCCGCTACGAAAAGCTGACGATGCACTGGTATTGGATAATAGTTACTTGACACGGGAGGAACAATTGGATTGGGTGATTGAAAAGGTGAAAGAACGGTTGGGTTGGTAGAAACAGGGCATGCCTTGACCCTGCAAAAAATAGAAATACAGAATAACGAATGATCGTTGAAATTGATAAAAAATCCGGATTTTGTTTTGGTGTACTGAATGCCATCGGGAAAGCAGAGGAATCGCTGAAAAGCGAAGACATGCTGTATTCTCTTGGTCATATCGTTCACAACGAACTGGAGGTAAAACGGCTTCAGGAGATGGGTTTAAAAACGATCAATCACGACGAATTCTTCCAGCTCAAAGATTGCAAAGTATTAATCCGTGCTCACGGTGAGCCACCATCGACCTACGAATATGCCCGGTTAAACAACATTACGCTCATCGATGCCTCTTGCCCCGTTGTTTTGAAACTTCAGCAAAGGGTTAAAAAAGCCAGTGAAGCCATGAACGAATCAGACGGTCAGGTGGTTATTTTTGGTCATCGGGGGCATGCCGAAGTTACTGGGTTAGTTGGGCAAACCGAAGAAAAGGCTATTCTCATTGAAAATCCTGAAGACTATCACCAAATCGATTTGTTACGTCCACTGGTCGTTTTTTCACAGACAACCAAATCTGTTGATGATTTCAAGAAACTAAACGAAAATATTAAGAATCACGCACAAACCAATAGCGTGGAATTTCACGATACCATTTGCCGCCAGGTATCCAACCGCGTTCCTCATTTGCAGGATTTTGCTTCCAGATTCGAGCTGATTATATTTGTTGGCGGACGTCACAGCTCGAATGCTCATGTGCTTTTTGATGTCTGCAAAAAGCAAAACGAACGCAGTTATTTTGTTTCGTCTGCGGATGATTTGCAGGCGAATTGGTTTTCAGGAGTGAGTAGGGTAGGAGTTTGTGGAGCGACTTCAACGCCTCAATGGTTGATGGAAAAGGTGGCCGGGAAGCTCAAACAGTTTTAAGTCTTCATTAACGTTAGCGCACTATTTAACTTACTTCAGCTTTTATTCCAAATACTTCAATTACCTTTAATCTGATTTTTTCATCAGCTAAATGATATGAATATGACAGTTAGAGATAATAGCATAGAGCCAAGTCAAAAAAGAAAGAAACTGCAGAAAATCGGTGTTTTTACTTCAGGTGGCGACGCTCCGGGTATGAATGCTGCTGTTCGTGCAGTTACTCGTGCAGCTTTAGCCAATAAATTAAAAGTAGTAGGTATCCGCCGCGGATATCAGGGAATGATTGAAGGCGATTTTATTCCGTTGAAATCTAACGATGTTAGTGGAATTCTGCAATTGGGAGGTACCATGCTGAAAACAGCCCGCAGTGCAGAGTTCAGAACACCAGAAGGTCGCGAAAAAGCCTATAAGCAGTTAAAGAAAGCCGAAATTGATGCAGTGGTTGTTATCGGCGGCGACGGCTCGTTTACCGGGGCATTGGTTATGTCTCAGGAATATGATTTCCCGTTTATTGGAATCCCTGGAACCATTGACAATGATATTTACGGTACCGATTATACTATCGGTTACGATACTGCTTTGAATACTGTAGTTCAGGCAGTTGATAAAATTAAAGATACAGCCCGTTCACATGGTCGGATTTTCTTTGTCGAAGTGATGGGTCGTGAGGCTGGTTTGCTGGCATTGAACAGCGGTATTGCCTGCGGGGCTGAAGTGATCCTGATTCCAGAAGCGAAAGGCGACCACGATCAGTTAAACAAATTTCTGGAGAAAGGTTATAAAAGTAAAGAAACCAGCGGTATAATCATGGTTGCAGAAGGTGATGAAGCCGGAGGTGCAATTCAAATAGCAGAACGGGTTCGTAAAGAGCATCCGGACCTGGATGTACGAGTCTCTATTTTGGGACACATCCAGCGTGGTGGAAGTCCAACAGCAAAGGATCGGGTAAATGCCACTAAGATGGGTGTTGCTGCTGTTGATGCGTTACTTGACGACCAGAAAAGTATAATGATTGGACTCGATAACGAGAAAATCGTTCATGTACCTTTCAATAAAGCGGTGAAACTAAATCACAGCATTGATACCAATTTGATGGATATTCAGAAACTTTTGAATACATAAGTGCCTAAAGTTAATTCCGATAAGCAACAACTTTAGGCACTTCGAACTCTAAGTACTTTAGGCACTTTTAATTTATCCCTTCAATCTTGAAGTAGGCAATCAGTTTTTTTAGATTTTCGGCCTGTTTTGAAATGTTTTTTGAGCTGATTGAAAGTTCAAATGAGGATCCCGCATTTTGCTGAGTAACCTTATTTAATTGCTGAATTCCAGCATTTATTTCTTCGGAGCTTGTTTTTTGTTCGAGGCTGGAATCTGCGATTTGTTTAACCAGAATTGCTGTTTGCTCAATATCCGGAATAATTTCAAACAGAATGTTTCCAGTTTCCCGGGCATGAAATAAACCCTGATTGGATAACTCATCGATTTCTTTTGCTGCAAGCTGAGATTTTTCAGCTAATTTCTTGATTTCGGCTGCAACTACTGCAAATCCTTTTCCCTGCATGCCATAGCGCGATGCTTCGATTGAAGCATTGATCGCCAATAGGTTTGTTTGTTTTGCGATTTCGCCGACAATCGAAATTTTTTCCACAATGTTGTTCATCGATTGGATTAATGCCCTGGTCGATTCATTTCCTATTTGAATTCCTTTTGCAGCCTGCAAGGCAATTTTTTCGGTTTCCTGTGCATTTTGGGTGTTTTGTTGAATCCGGCTCAATACAAGTTCCATTGATGTCGAAATCTCTTCGGCAGATGACGCCTGATTGTTTGCACCATCAGCAAGCTTTACCGACGCATTAAGCAAATCCATACTGCTTTCAGCAATGGTGTCGGAGCTTTGTATAATTTCACTTATTATTTTGGTGAGCTTCGATGCCATTATCGATAATGATTCGGCCAAATCACCAATTTCATCGTTTTGTTTTATAGTCAGTTGTGTGTTTAGGTCGCCAGCTGAAATTGATTTTGCAAACTCAACACCCTTTACTATTGGGGTACTAATTTTTACCGCAATAAAGTAGATAATGAGATATAAGAAAAATAGCCCAAGTACGCCTGCAATAATGGTTTTAATTAAAACTTCACGAGCTTCACTCAAAATAACTTTTGTTGGCACTTCAATGCCAATAATCCAATTGGTATCCTTATTGCCAATCATAATGGGTTCGAAAGAAACAAAATACTCCTTTCCGGAAATTGAGTTTTTGTAGGTGAATGATTTGTTGGAGCTCAAATTATTAACCAAAGTCTCGTTTTTAAATATCACTGAATCTTTACCAAGTGAGCTGATAAAATTCTTTCCGGTGAGCGTCGTATTGGTGTGTGCAACAATGATTTTGTTCTCAGAAATCATATAGGATATCGCTTCTTCGTAAGGCTTTACGCTGGCGATTAGCTGATTCATGTGTGAAAGAGAGATGTCAATTCCAATCATGCCTTCAAACTGCCCGGCTTCATTCTGAATTGGAGTAAGCAAACTGGTCATCATAATTCCCTTCATTTCTTTGGTTGCCTGATCGTAATATGGATTGACAATTGTTTCTTTATTCAATTTGCGAACCTGATAATATGTGCCTGTCAGTTCCTGATTGGTGGTATCCTCTATTGCTTTTTGATTTATGATTTTACCTCCTTCGCGGAAAAAACCATTGTAGAATCGACCATTTTTCTTTTTGTAGTTCTTGTTAAGAGCTTTTAATTCCCAATAAACTCCAACTGATAAATATTCAGGATTTTTTTCAATATTACTGGATAATAAACCATCAAAAAAAACGTCACGGTTAGGCACGTTCAGCTTTTTGTAGTTTTCGAAAGCATTTTTCAAAGTTCTGGCAGATTCCATCATCACACTTAATTCTTTCGAAATCTTGTCTCCATATTCCCGTGTCGAACTTTTTACAATCTCAACAGAGTTACGATACGTGATTTCTTTTAACCGATAACTAATATACCCGATTGTTATACAGTAAATTATGGTTGCAACGCTGAGAATATAAACATTCAGCTTCAGTTTCAGGCTAAATCGACCCCGGCTCATAAAATTGGAAATTAAGATTGAATTGATGGCTTATTTTGGACCGATGAATATGACCGATCGTGAACTTTGACTAAGTTAGAATTATTATTTCAAATTCAAAAAATGCATCGTAAGTTCCCTTTCCGAGATACTCGGAATTATCAATTGTATTCGATAGTTCAGTTTAAATTTCGGTAACAAACTTTCACACGAATATTCGAATCCAAAATCTTTTTCGGTATTTTGCACCTATGATTGTTGAACAGCTTTTTGCCGATGTTATTTTGCCGTTGCCACTTGATTACCACTTCACTTATCGGGTGCCTTCGGCTTTCCAGTTTCGTATAAAAATCGGAG is a window from the Aquipluma nitroreducens genome containing:
- a CDS encoding RNA polymerase sigma factor, producing MSGIEVLELSIDEQSVALIKTNVKEKQHIADTIKNYGARLQGFIRKRVRNSEDAEDILQEVYYQLAEADRLLKPIDQMAAWLFTVARNRITDLYRKKKTESMPEFFADTDDEGSFRELRNLMFDNGSSPEDDYLRSLVWIELEKALEELPEEQRLVFELTELKGLSFKEISEQTGVTVNTLISRKRYAVLVLRERLQLIYDELLNF
- a CDS encoding helix-turn-helix domain-containing protein — encoded protein: MPILSMIKREMARKRINATDLSRGLNMNHSSVAGMLKRPTLQVQRLAELSEFLQYNFFREIAAELPYPEPDCAKEMDRTEVDVLQTRIKELEMEVGILRQTLKDLVSR
- a CDS encoding monomeric [FeFe] hydrogenase, whose translation is MPYVNNTMIIRRQLVRKVVRLFNEGKLIEGIDRIPLEMSPREIPAQRRCCIYKERAVVRYKLMPILGLGIEEEPDELTPLSEFARMAIERKEPSKKVLTVVDEACTSCVKVSYIVTNICRGCVASPCIMNCPKNAIRFNDSGTAQIKSDKCVNCGLCKEACPYHAIVYVPVPCEEVCPVNAISKNEQGIEYIDESKCIYCGRCQNACPFGSIYEISNLVDVLKSIQQKEETIALVAPALFGQYDVHPAKVMSAIKKIGFSRVVEVARGAEITTRNEAEELVHRLSEGAPFMTTSCCPSYVELTRKHIEGIKPFVSDTGSPMHYIAEMVKKQNPEAKTVFIGPCVAKRKEGIDNEFVDFVLSFSELDTILEAMDIKPSDCEEIVLDKIDSEARGFALSGGVIAAIKAQNLQIDIKSLSVDGLNKKTINLLKAFSKGKAPAQFIEVMACEGGCIAGPVSHLNAQKGKRNFEKGLEMITEKN
- a CDS encoding S41 family peptidase, producing the protein MLKSLFKALALALVWLSFVQKTNAQNDVRLMRYPDINKDLIAFVYAGDIWTVDADGGDARRLTSHEGMEIFPKISPDGKWIAFSGEYSGSRQIYVMPSNGGTPRQLTFYNSVGVMPPRGGFDDIPLDWTSDSKNILIRANRTEFGERNGKYFWVSLDGGLEKPLPIVNGGFAALSPDNKKLCFTPIDREFRTWKRYKGGRASDLWIYDLDKNTSEQITDFKGTDQIPAWFGDNIYFASDRDLKLNIYQYNTATKALKQMTSHADFDCMWPSGDNGQMVYENGGFLYKLNLQTGKEEKVTVNIHFDNPNILPYYKNVKDFVQAYEISPTGKRALISARGDIFSIPAENGPTYNLTKTQGVREIYPRWSPDGKYISYYSDATGEYEIYLLENKKGATPRQLTSGSSAWKYDSEWSPNSKYLLYFDRTLQLKLVDVETGKTTVITHADRDEIHSYSFSFDSKWITYDKEGENGLGAVWVYNLDKAENKQLTDDRFNDGAPTFSTDGKYIYFISDRDFNLDFSSFEFNYVYNKSAKIYAVALCADCPKLFKDKNDVEPIKEVAEPVVEPKKAKKEKKEETPAVALPKSVQIDFEGINSRITAFPLKSGEYRNLAAVDGGILYISEGALHKYTLDDKKDEEVMDAVSQAVVSADGKMMIYRSGKDFGITKLTTGQKAGAGKLNLNDMVMKIDPKKEWAQIYTDGWRIFRDYFYVSNMHGVDWKGIKERYSPLVSYVSHRADLDYILGEIISETNTGHSYVDWGDFEKVKRVDTGLLGAELVADPASGKYRIAKIYAGENWNEARRSPLTEQGVNVKEGDYLLAINGTALNVSMNPYELLENTVGKPIEITVNSIADDAGARISTIKPIDSELELLQLNWVNERRAMVDKLSGGKIGYIYVPNTSTDGNRELFRGMYEYNEKDALIIDDRYNGGGFIPDVMTDLLNRKTLSYWQRNGLSPMKTPGVAHNGPKVMLTNGYSSSGGDAFPYYFRKTGLGTLIGTRTWGGLVGMSGNAGLVDGGYIAVPRFGIYNENEQWIIEGTGVSPDIEVVDRPEQLAKGVDPCIEKAVEVLLKKLQENPVKKVNAPALPDRSGWNEQMK